A window from Candidatus Cloacimonadaceae bacterium encodes these proteins:
- a CDS encoding ATP-binding protein, with product IDYSYSHEKLLGAIRDIVDETLTVVILIGMQNAMDRLSQINAHYFDRCNSFYEFQQISRKDLELVAREVMEVEVTEEVIEKIDFNSGGNLRKAMKVMYIIENEQKKQPDIAVSDIDLSTAL from the coding sequence AGATCGACTATTCCTACTCGCATGAAAAGCTGCTGGGAGCGATCCGGGACATCGTGGATGAGACCTTAACCGTGGTTATTCTTATAGGTATGCAGAACGCGATGGACAGGCTCTCGCAGATCAATGCCCATTACTTCGACCGATGCAACTCCTTCTATGAGTTCCAACAGATCTCCCGCAAAGACTTAGAACTGGTTGCCAGAGAAGTAATGGAGGTTGAGGTAACTGAAGAGGTGATCGAGAAGATCGACTTCAACAGCGGCGGCAACCTGCGTAAAGCTATGAAGGTGATGTACATCATCGAGAACGAGCAGAAGAAGCAGCCTGATATCGCCGTATCAGATATCGACTTGAGTACAGCCTTATGA